The Streptomyces sp. NBC_01775 genome includes a region encoding these proteins:
- a CDS encoding SCO6745 family protein, with product MTDFPSLARQMWHQLEPVYAPVYFSPEVARETEALGYDTSERWPTYFALRAAPLGPATPELVTATFYSFSPGMVAAHVPAAWRTASPATVLEARARGVDATLRAMLGELTGDPRLARAADLARTAAEAAALAGRPLAAANAALPWPDEPHMVLWQAANVLREHRGDGHVAALLAAGLDGCEALVSFAAIDAAPVENFASRGWSAQDWEAARARLAERGLVDTAGRATGPGRELRDEVERMTDELAAAPYRALGEDGCALLAELNRPVFQAVLESGLLPSQSTLGILTVKDPGPRGQVTGPRG from the coding sequence ATGACCGACTTTCCGAGTCTCGCCCGGCAGATGTGGCACCAGCTCGAACCCGTCTACGCCCCTGTGTACTTCTCCCCCGAGGTCGCCCGGGAGACGGAGGCGCTCGGCTACGACACGAGCGAGCGCTGGCCCACCTACTTCGCACTTCGTGCCGCCCCGCTCGGGCCCGCGACACCGGAGCTGGTCACCGCCACCTTCTACAGCTTCAGCCCCGGCATGGTCGCGGCACACGTGCCCGCCGCCTGGCGGACCGCGTCGCCCGCCACCGTGCTGGAGGCACGCGCCAGGGGCGTGGACGCGACGCTGCGCGCCATGCTCGGCGAGCTGACCGGCGATCCCCGCCTCGCCCGGGCGGCGGACCTGGCCCGTACGGCGGCCGAGGCCGCGGCACTCGCGGGTCGTCCGCTGGCGGCGGCGAACGCGGCGCTTCCGTGGCCGGACGAGCCGCACATGGTGCTGTGGCAGGCCGCGAACGTGTTGCGCGAACACCGCGGTGACGGCCATGTGGCCGCACTGCTCGCGGCCGGCCTGGACGGCTGCGAGGCGCTGGTCTCCTTCGCCGCGATCGACGCGGCCCCGGTGGAGAACTTCGCCTCGCGCGGCTGGAGCGCCCAGGACTGGGAGGCGGCCCGTGCGCGGCTGGCGGAGCGGGGCCTGGTGGACACGGCGGGGCGGGCCACCGGGCCCGGCCGGGAGCTGCGCGACGAGGTCGAGCGCATGACCGACGAGCTGGCCGCGGCGCCCTACCGCGCGCTCGGCGAGGACGGCTGCGCCCTGCTGGCCGAGCTGAACCGCCCGGTCTTCCAGGCCGTCCTGGAGTCCGGACTGCTGCCCTCGCAATCGACGCTGGGCATCCTGACGGTGAAGGATCCCGGTCCACGGGGGCAGGTCACGGGGCCGCGGGGGTAA
- a CDS encoding DUF488 domain-containing protein: MTAHKKLTVRIRRVYEDPEPEEDGVRVLVDRVWPRGESKERAALDAWEKGVAPSTELRKWYGHDPERFEGFVDRYRAELETDEGERALGDLLSHAPRGGTLTLLTATKDLSLSHARVLEEELRKRV, encoded by the coding sequence ATGACCGCTCACAAGAAGTTGACCGTCCGGATCCGCCGCGTCTACGAGGACCCCGAACCGGAAGAGGACGGCGTCCGCGTTCTCGTCGACCGCGTCTGGCCGCGCGGCGAGTCCAAGGAGCGCGCGGCCCTGGACGCCTGGGAGAAGGGTGTCGCGCCCAGTACCGAGCTGCGCAAGTGGTACGGGCACGACCCGGAGCGCTTCGAGGGCTTCGTCGACCGCTACCGTGCCGAGCTGGAGACCGACGAGGGGGAGCGGGCGCTGGGTGATCTGCTCTCCCATGCTCCCCGTGGTGGCACCCTCACGCTGCTGACAGCCACGAAGGACCTCTCGCTCTCCCATGCGCGGGTCCTGGAGGAGGAGCTGCGGAAACGGGTCTGA